TTCCCAACCTCGATTTTCGCCATCGTTCTTCTTCTCATTCTTGGTTACAattcctttacaattttctaTTTCATACCTGttttttccatggaaaatgATAAAGAAACagagaataataataataacattaattTGCCAAATTCACAATTATCCTCTTTAGATACTAATTTTCCAACAAATGAAGAGAATTTCCCTATGTTTTCAACGAAAACCCAATTCAAATCTTCCCACAAATTCACCCCTTTAAATCCTCGAACAATGAGGAAAGTGAGACAAGTGATCAAACCCCCTTCATTAGTAGAGCAGCCTACTCATCCTGATCATCAGTCAAGAACATTTTCGAAGCGAGTGAGGCAGTTTTTCAACGACAATTCGTGCAAGTTTCGAGTTTTTATGACATGGATTTCGTCGATCAAGTCATTCGGAGATCGCGAAAAGTTCACCATTGAAAGCCTCTTCAAGTTCCACCCAGAAGCTTGTTTGCTCATAGTTTCAAATTCACTGGACTCAAACAGGGGAACCCAGATTTTAGAACCCTTTTCAAGGTTGAATTACACAGTAATGGCGGTTTCTCCTGATTTTAAGTTCATCTTCAAGAATACAATGGCTTCTTTTTGGTATTATCAGTTGGAGAAAGGTAATGTTGAGCCAGGAGAAATCTCATTAGGCCAAAATCTTTCGAATTTGCTTAGACTTGCTCTGCTTTATAAGTATGGTGGGGTGTATATGGACACTGATTTCATCGTTTTGAAGAGATTAGACACCTTGAGGAATGTAATCGGAGCTCAAACCGTCGATTCGAAGACGAAAAATTGGAGTAGATTGAACAATGCTTTGATGATATTTGATAAGAAACACCCTCTTTTGATCAAGTTCATTGTGGAATTTGCACTCACTTTCAACGGTAACAAGTGGGGGCATAATGGTCCTTACCTTGTGTCTAGGGTTGTGGAGAGGGTTACCAATAGAAGCAAGGAAGGTGGTGTAAGTGATTTTACGATTTTGCCCCCATCCGCGTTTTATGTCGTGAGCTGGTCTAAGATCGGTAACCTGTTTAAAAAACCTGTAGACAAACGTCATTTGAAATGGGTGGATGATAAGATTGACAAGATTGAAAGGGATAGTTATGCTATTCATTTGTGGAATAGGCAAAGTAAAGAGATTAAGGTCGAAGATGGGAGTATAATTAGTCATTTTATGAAaagttgttgtattttttgtactttgtcAAGAACAACCTCCTAGTTAGGAAATGTTACAAATTAACAAAGATGTAATGTTTAGATGTGATATACTTGTATCAATAATATGTTGATCATGCAATTGTATTCAATGAATATAATATGGTAAGCTTTCAAATGATATGATGAAAAGTTTCATGATTCATCTAACCATAAGTCATGCCATTTTGTAACTTCTGTCATTTAAGTCCTTGTAACTTAAGTAT
This Spinacia oleracea cultivar Varoflay chromosome 6, BTI_SOV_V1, whole genome shotgun sequence DNA region includes the following protein-coding sequences:
- the LOC110786576 gene encoding uncharacterized protein At4g19900 → MDKPPTTTHSNRNNDEFSKLQSLFTKNNLPKRSIFSSNLCFPTSIFAIVLLLILGYNSFTIFYFIPVFSMENDKETENNNNNINLPNSQLSSLDTNFPTNEENFPMFSTKTQFKSSHKFTPLNPRTMRKVRQVIKPPSLVEQPTHPDHQSRTFSKRVRQFFNDNSCKFRVFMTWISSIKSFGDREKFTIESLFKFHPEACLLIVSNSLDSNRGTQILEPFSRLNYTVMAVSPDFKFIFKNTMASFWYYQLEKGNVEPGEISLGQNLSNLLRLALLYKYGGVYMDTDFIVLKRLDTLRNVIGAQTVDSKTKNWSRLNNALMIFDKKHPLLIKFIVEFALTFNGNKWGHNGPYLVSRVVERVTNRSKEGGVSDFTILPPSAFYVVSWSKIGNLFKKPVDKRHLKWVDDKIDKIERDSYAIHLWNRQSKEIKVEDGSIISHFMKSCCIFCTLSRTTS